The following coding sequences lie in one Paenibacillus durus ATCC 35681 genomic window:
- a CDS encoding glycoside hydrolase family 13 protein, with translation MERKWWKESVVYQIYPRSFKDSNGDGIGDLQGIISKLDYLKTLGVNVVWLCPVYKSPNDDNGYDISNYQDIMDEFGTIADWEVLLQGLHDRGMKLIMDLVVNHSSDEHAWFAESRKSKDNPYRDYYIWRPDTDGHEPNDWGSFFSGSAWKYDEGTDEYFLHLFSTKQPDLNWENEKVRREVYDMMTWWLDKGIDGFRMDVINLISKVPGLPSVSEEAGEGRSFRFGGKYFVNGPRVHEYLQEMNREVLSKYDILTVGEAVQVTPEDAALYVGEDRGELSMVFHFELMDVDSGPGGKWDCKPWSLSNIKDIISKWQIHLNGKGWNSLYLNNHDQPRMLSRFGNDTVYHKESGKMLATLLHTLQGTPYIYQGEEIGMTNVKFASISDYKDIEIINMHEEYLAAGHTEEAIMNSVYIKGRDNGRTPMQWSSEPQAGFTTGTPWLAVNPNYTEINVENALADPDSIFHYYKRLIELRKQHDIIVYGDYTIVAEENEQVFAYLRSLGSERLLIVLNFFGEPASFGIPEEIETHGAELLISNYEAEKDTDLRSLGLRPYEARVYKFTV, from the coding sequence ATGGAACGAAAATGGTGGAAAGAAAGCGTAGTCTATCAAATATATCCCCGCAGCTTTAAAGACAGCAACGGCGACGGGATCGGCGACCTGCAGGGAATCATCTCCAAGCTGGATTATCTGAAGACGCTCGGCGTGAATGTCGTATGGCTCTGCCCGGTGTACAAATCGCCTAACGACGACAACGGATACGATATCAGCAATTATCAGGACATTATGGATGAATTCGGTACGATTGCCGATTGGGAAGTTCTCCTCCAGGGCCTCCATGACCGGGGCATGAAGCTGATTATGGATCTCGTCGTAAACCACTCCTCCGATGAGCATGCCTGGTTCGCGGAATCCCGCAAATCGAAGGATAATCCGTATCGCGACTACTATATTTGGCGTCCGGACACAGACGGTCATGAACCGAATGACTGGGGTTCCTTTTTCAGCGGCTCGGCTTGGAAATACGACGAAGGGACAGACGAATACTTCCTGCATCTGTTCTCCACGAAGCAGCCTGATCTGAACTGGGAGAATGAGAAGGTGCGCCGGGAAGTGTACGACATGATGACCTGGTGGCTGGATAAAGGCATCGACGGTTTCCGGATGGATGTCATCAATCTGATCTCCAAAGTGCCCGGACTGCCCAGCGTATCGGAAGAAGCCGGGGAGGGCCGCTCCTTCCGCTTCGGCGGCAAATATTTCGTCAACGGTCCGCGCGTACACGAGTATTTGCAGGAAATGAACCGTGAAGTCTTGTCCAAGTACGACATTCTGACTGTCGGTGAAGCGGTTCAAGTTACACCGGAGGACGCGGCTTTATATGTAGGTGAAGACCGGGGCGAGCTGAGTATGGTATTCCATTTCGAGCTGATGGACGTTGATTCGGGCCCCGGCGGCAAATGGGATTGTAAGCCCTGGAGCCTAAGCAATATTAAAGATATTATCTCCAAATGGCAGATTCACCTTAATGGCAAGGGATGGAACAGTCTGTATTTGAACAATCACGATCAGCCGCGGATGCTCTCCAGATTTGGCAACGACACGGTTTACCATAAAGAGTCGGGTAAAATGCTGGCGACCTTGCTGCATACGCTTCAGGGAACGCCCTATATTTATCAGGGTGAAGAAATCGGGATGACGAACGTAAAATTCGCTTCGATCAGCGACTACAAGGATATTGAAATTATCAATATGCATGAGGAATATCTGGCAGCGGGACATACGGAAGAAGCCATCATGAACTCGGTTTACATCAAGGGCCGCGACAACGGCCGCACGCCGATGCAGTGGAGCAGCGAACCGCAGGCCGGATTCACCACGGGCACGCCTTGGCTGGCGGTTAATCCGAACTATACGGAAATCAATGTGGAGAACGCCTTGGCCGATCCGGACTCCATCTTCCATTATTACAAGCGGCTCATTGAGCTGCGCAAGCAGCATGACATTATCGTGTATGGGGATTATACGATTGTGGCCGAGGAGAATGAGCAGGTATTTGCTTATCTGCGCTCGCTCGGCAGCGAAAGACTGCTCATAGTTCTGAATTTCTTCGGCGAGCCCGCAAGCTTCGGGATTCCAGAGGAGATTGAAACTCACGGAGCTGAACTGCTCATCAGCAACTACGAAGCGGAAAAAGACACGGATCTCCGCAGCCTGGGGCTTCGCCCTTACGAAGCCAGAGTATATAAATTTACGGTGTAA
- a CDS encoding glycoside hydrolase family 66 protein, whose protein sequence is MRTKKAIAYFCMLLMLAQTGTIGYGWAGTASAAAAAADTPPEHRITKMVPSKARFAPGESAELLLTLDQSADWSGKLHLQIYQLNNLVAEGVKDLTVQKDGSAGLKVDWTPPTADFKGYMAKAWIEGAAADDYVTAAVDVSSDWTHFPRYGYVADFPKETAEESDAKLQELSQEYYLNAYQFYDWMWRHDVSVYSKTDKNGKPLLDANGRFITAPVDENSSYTDLLGRLLYPLTVKQSVSAAQKYGSAAMAYEMNYAARENYQDFGVKPEWGLYNKTATESRTPQKDQVGFNFDGVKPHPTALYLQDPGNPQWQSYITQQYVRAINDYGFDGIHLDQWGTNDNDYLLGHDGTKRYYAKDFDKIINATKDAIKANNANKSHVTFNMVGGNKGYSAVPNPNTKTDFDYSEIWQDQDKYKDLQQVVNETREADGGKAMVIAGYMNYKQAAGVQYNGSEAKAVPPLVLDKDTILDFGHLNDTVSFDVDVPQSGETSLIYTYSNGGTGTSRAVYIDGTRAADLNGEPARIYFSPTDNSSSYSQDGYFIVPHLNAGKHRVTLKMDEESGNGSVNIRGLTLGYFNEPSLRLMDAGLAALGATHIEIGTAENFEEGPNMLAHEYYPNRSKKLLESTKETMKEYYKFSAAYENLLFDSKADLTASVEVEAGGGRLATSSSGAQDTIWTTVRKNRSNAGFERYDVLHLINLLNNDDNWRNAANEPVLQNNLKVTYDIGISKEAAPNLKVYAASPDTHHGMPEELRYTWNGTRLTIDLPSLKYWTMIYIDKADSAGDTASAGPSHLSSFAMLANDKSYFDVAPSHWAYQAITSLTAKHVINGMTDTTFVPSAKVTRAQFAALLARALHLQSTGQAPFQDVKAGAWYSSGVAAAYEAGIIAGRGAGKFAPNAAITRQEMAVMLAKALERADGGGAASGRELTFRDRGHIAAWALPAVQSVIGTGLMAGQADGRFAPAQTATRAEAAQAIANLLNKTAN, encoded by the coding sequence GTGAGAACGAAAAAGGCAATAGCGTATTTCTGTATGCTGCTTATGCTGGCCCAGACCGGTACAATCGGCTATGGCTGGGCCGGGACGGCTTCGGCTGCCGCAGCGGCAGCGGACACTCCGCCGGAACATAGAATCACGAAGATGGTTCCTTCCAAGGCCCGGTTTGCTCCGGGTGAATCCGCCGAACTTCTTCTGACGCTGGATCAATCCGCCGACTGGAGCGGCAAGCTTCATCTGCAAATCTATCAGTTGAACAATCTGGTGGCCGAAGGCGTAAAGGATTTGACCGTGCAGAAGGACGGAAGCGCCGGGCTGAAAGTGGATTGGACTCCGCCAACCGCAGATTTTAAAGGCTATATGGCCAAGGCTTGGATCGAGGGAGCGGCGGCTGATGATTATGTAACCGCAGCGGTAGACGTTTCCAGTGATTGGACCCATTTTCCGAGATACGGCTATGTGGCCGATTTTCCGAAGGAAACGGCAGAGGAGAGCGATGCGAAACTCCAAGAGCTTTCCCAGGAGTATTATCTTAACGCCTACCAGTTCTATGACTGGATGTGGCGGCATGACGTATCCGTATACTCGAAGACCGACAAGAACGGAAAGCCGCTGCTTGATGCGAACGGCCGCTTCATTACAGCACCGGTCGATGAGAATTCGAGCTATACCGATCTGCTCGGGCGGCTCTTGTATCCGCTGACCGTCAAGCAATCCGTGTCGGCCGCTCAGAAATACGGTTCCGCAGCAATGGCCTACGAAATGAACTATGCCGCGCGCGAGAATTATCAGGACTTCGGCGTCAAGCCGGAGTGGGGGCTGTATAACAAGACAGCGACCGAATCCAGAACGCCGCAAAAGGATCAGGTCGGCTTTAATTTCGACGGAGTAAAGCCGCATCCGACGGCGCTTTATCTGCAGGACCCCGGCAATCCGCAGTGGCAGTCTTATATTACACAGCAATATGTCCGGGCCATCAACGATTACGGCTTTGACGGTATTCATTTGGACCAGTGGGGCACAAACGACAATGATTATTTGCTCGGCCACGACGGAACCAAGCGTTACTACGCGAAGGATTTTGATAAAATCATCAATGCCACCAAAGACGCTATTAAGGCGAACAATGCGAACAAAAGCCACGTGACCTTCAATATGGTCGGAGGCAATAAAGGCTACAGCGCGGTGCCAAATCCAAATACGAAGACCGACTTCGATTATAGCGAAATCTGGCAGGATCAGGACAAGTACAAGGATCTTCAGCAGGTTGTGAATGAGACCCGCGAAGCCGACGGCGGCAAGGCGATGGTTATCGCGGGCTATATGAATTACAAGCAGGCGGCCGGCGTTCAATATAACGGTTCCGAGGCGAAAGCAGTGCCACCTTTGGTCCTGGATAAAGATACAATATTGGACTTCGGGCATTTGAATGACACTGTATCATTCGATGTGGACGTACCGCAATCTGGGGAAACGTCCTTGATCTACACGTATTCCAATGGAGGAACGGGAACTAGCCGGGCCGTGTATATTGACGGAACAAGAGCCGCTGATTTGAACGGAGAGCCTGCCCGAATCTATTTTTCCCCAACGGATAACAGCAGCTCCTACAGCCAGGACGGGTATTTTATCGTTCCGCATCTTAATGCAGGGAAGCACAGGGTGACGCTTAAAATGGACGAGGAGAGCGGGAACGGCAGCGTCAACATCAGAGGTCTGACGTTAGGCTACTTCAATGAACCGTCACTGCGCCTGATGGACGCCGGACTCGCGGCTCTGGGAGCTACGCATATCGAGATCGGCACCGCCGAGAATTTCGAGGAAGGCCCAAATATGCTGGCCCATGAATACTATCCGAACCGAAGCAAGAAGCTGCTGGAGTCCACGAAGGAAACCATGAAGGAGTATTACAAGTTCAGCGCCGCTTATGAGAATCTGCTGTTTGACAGCAAGGCGGATCTTACCGCATCGGTTGAAGTGGAAGCTGGCGGCGGCAGGCTTGCAACCAGCAGCAGCGGAGCTCAGGATACCATCTGGACCACCGTACGGAAGAATCGCTCGAACGCCGGGTTTGAACGCTACGATGTGCTGCACCTTATCAATCTGCTGAACAATGATGATAACTGGAGAAACGCCGCCAATGAGCCGGTTCTGCAGAATAACCTTAAAGTGACCTATGATATTGGAATATCGAAAGAGGCTGCGCCGAATCTAAAAGTATATGCTGCCAGCCCGGATACCCATCATGGCATGCCGGAGGAACTGCGGTACACATGGAATGGGACCCGTCTCACGATTGATCTCCCATCATTAAAATATTGGACCATGATATATATCGACAAAGCGGACAGCGCGGGCGATACGGCGAGCGCAGGTCCAAGCCATTTGAGCAGTTTTGCCATGCTCGCTAACGACAAGTCCTATTTCGATGTCGCTCCCAGCCACTGGGCTTACCAAGCGATCACTTCCTTAACGGCGAAGCATGTGATTAACGGAATGACGGATACCACTTTTGTTCCGTCGGCCAAGGTTACACGCGCCCAGTTCGCCGCGCTGCTGGCTAGAGCGCTCCATTTGCAGAGTACGGGCCAAGCCCCATTCCAAGATGTAAAGGCGGGGGCCTGGTATTCATCCGGCGTTGCCGCAGCTTATGAAGCCGGCATCATTGCCGGACGCGGCGCCGGTAAGTTCGCGCCAAACGCAGCCATTACGCGGCAGGAAATGGCGGTCATGCTGGCCAAAGCACTCGAGCGGGCGGACGGAGGCGGTGCAGCGAGCGGCCGGGAGCTGACCTTCCGGGATCGCGGGCATATTGCGGCATGGGCGCTCCCGGCTGTACAATCGGTCATCGGTACCGGACTCATGGCCGGTCAGGCGGACGGCCGCTTTGCTCCGGCACAGACGGCTACCCGGGCGGAAGCGGCCCAGGCTATCGCCAATCTGTTGAACAAGACTGCCAACTGA
- a CDS encoding carbohydrate ABC transporter permease — MRKNTNWLATALIALGSILILFPLYMTVGIALKNPEEMAQSIFSLPTGLHFENFSNAIKATDFFHALQNSAVITIVSVGFILLTNSLVSYAIARNMNRRFFKLLYLYFVSAMFIPFQIIMLPVVKVTTDLGMNNIPGLILLYIVYGLPFNVFVYVGYIRSIPLELEEAATVDGTSTWGTFWKIIFPLLGPISATIIILSSLSTWNDFLLPLILLADPSQYTLPLVQYVFQGQFSTDFNLAFASYLLALLPMVVVYLSAQKWIISGITQGAIK; from the coding sequence ATGAGAAAAAATACCAACTGGCTGGCGACCGCCCTCATTGCGCTCGGTTCGATCCTGATTCTGTTCCCGCTGTACATGACGGTCGGCATCGCGCTCAAGAATCCCGAAGAAATGGCACAGTCTATTTTCTCACTGCCGACCGGACTGCATTTTGAGAATTTCAGCAACGCCATTAAAGCGACCGATTTCTTCCATGCTCTTCAGAACAGCGCAGTCATCACCATAGTTTCGGTTGGATTTATCCTGCTGACCAACTCGCTCGTCTCCTATGCCATAGCAAGAAATATGAACCGGAGATTCTTCAAGCTCCTGTATCTGTATTTCGTCAGCGCCATGTTCATTCCGTTTCAGATCATCATGCTGCCTGTGGTCAAGGTAACAACCGATCTCGGCATGAACAATATTCCCGGTCTCATTCTCCTGTACATCGTATATGGTCTCCCGTTCAACGTGTTCGTCTATGTCGGATATATCCGTTCCATCCCGCTTGAACTGGAAGAAGCCGCCACGGTGGACGGCACATCGACCTGGGGAACCTTCTGGAAGATTATTTTTCCGCTGCTTGGTCCGATCAGCGCAACGATCATTATACTGTCCAGCTTGTCGACCTGGAACGATTTCCTGCTCCCGCTCATTCTGCTGGCCGATCCAAGCCAATACACGCTGCCGCTTGTGCAGTACGTGTTCCAGGGGCAGTTCAGCACCGACTTCAATCTGGCTTTCGCCTCCTACCTGCTGGCGCTGCTGCCGATGGTCGTCGTTTACCTGTCCGCGCAAAAATGGATCATCAGCGGGATTACGCAGGGTGCAATCAAGTAA
- a CDS encoding carbohydrate ABC transporter permease has translation MAKRRIAYYLMTIPALFLFFAFHTFPALQGIFYSFTNWDGFSDGYSFVGLKNFINVFKDENVYNAYFFTFKYAIAATLLINVISLLIALGLNAKIKAKNFFRSVYFLPNVLGVLIVGYIFNYLFSNAFTIWGAKLGSDFLSQNILGNPDWAWVGIVIVGVWQGIAYNTILYLAGLQTIPADLYEASSLDGASKWREFWSITFPMLASFFTINMVLAMKGGLMIFDQIVALTGGGPGRSTQSIAHLIYTGGFTGGEFAYQSANAVIYFIVIVAISLFQIKVLQRREMDL, from the coding sequence ATGGCTAAACGCCGGATCGCATATTATTTGATGACCATACCCGCGCTGTTCCTGTTTTTTGCTTTTCATACCTTCCCCGCTCTTCAAGGTATTTTTTACTCCTTTACCAACTGGGACGGATTCAGCGACGGATATAGCTTTGTCGGCTTGAAGAACTTCATCAATGTGTTCAAAGATGAGAACGTGTACAACGCCTACTTCTTCACCTTTAAATACGCCATTGCGGCTACCCTTCTTATCAATGTCATCAGTCTCCTGATCGCGCTGGGACTGAATGCCAAGATTAAAGCCAAAAATTTCTTCCGCAGTGTGTACTTTCTGCCGAATGTCCTTGGCGTCCTGATTGTCGGCTATATTTTTAACTACCTGTTCTCCAATGCCTTTACGATATGGGGCGCAAAGCTTGGAAGCGATTTCCTGTCGCAAAATATTCTCGGCAACCCCGACTGGGCATGGGTAGGTATCGTTATCGTCGGCGTCTGGCAGGGCATCGCTTATAACACCATCCTCTATCTTGCCGGCCTACAGACGATTCCCGCAGATCTGTATGAAGCCTCCAGTCTGGATGGAGCCAGCAAATGGAGAGAGTTCTGGAGCATTACCTTCCCGATGCTTGCTTCCTTCTTCACCATCAACATGGTTCTGGCCATGAAGGGCGGACTCATGATCTTCGACCAGATCGTCGCTTTGACCGGAGGCGGACCGGGACGCTCCACACAGTCGATCGCCCACCTGATTTATACCGGGGGATTTACTGGCGGGGAATTTGCGTATCAATCCGCGAACGCCGTCATCTATTTTATCGTGATCGTGGCGATTTCGCTGTTCCAGATTAAAGTTCTACAAAGACGGGAGATGGACCTGTAA
- a CDS encoding ABC transporter substrate-binding protein, with translation MKKGITTVLAGMLAMSLLGACGNSSSDNSANGGSSSGKVKIEFFQNKAEAKTSFDKLVAKFNEANPNIVVTQVNPPDAETVLKTRAAKKDIPDVVGLGATDTFKSLATGGVFEDLSSDPVVKNIQPAYADMLKNYTGNNQLNGVPFAANANGVIYNKAMFAEAGVEVPKTWDELIAVAEKFKAAGKNAFYMTLKDSWTTLPAFNALSSSIVGIDFYGQRQAGSAKFAGTVNEVVQKQLQLTEYAQKDIFGKTYNDGNVAFAKGEAAMYLQGVWAIPEIQKANPSIDLGVFVFPATNDPAKNKLVSGVDTLLAVSKTSKHPAEAKKFIEFMLQPENVTQYITEQKAFPTVTGVTQEDKSVEGLKEAFTQGNLVDFSDHYIPAAMKIDTLLQEFLQKKDIDAFTSKLDTEWDKVANRK, from the coding sequence ATGAAAAAAGGAATAACAACCGTACTTGCAGGTATGCTCGCTATGTCGCTGCTGGGGGCCTGCGGCAACAGTTCCTCGGACAACAGCGCAAACGGCGGCAGCTCCTCGGGCAAAGTCAAAATTGAATTTTTCCAGAACAAAGCGGAAGCGAAAACCTCCTTCGATAAGCTGGTCGCCAAGTTCAATGAAGCCAATCCCAATATCGTCGTTACGCAGGTTAATCCGCCTGACGCAGAAACTGTACTCAAAACACGCGCCGCGAAAAAAGACATTCCGGATGTCGTCGGTCTGGGCGCAACGGACACATTCAAGAGCCTGGCGACCGGCGGCGTGTTCGAGGACCTCTCCAGTGATCCCGTCGTCAAAAATATTCAGCCGGCCTATGCCGACATGCTGAAGAACTATACCGGCAACAATCAATTGAACGGCGTTCCGTTCGCCGCCAATGCCAACGGTGTTATCTACAATAAGGCCATGTTCGCCGAGGCGGGCGTAGAGGTTCCCAAGACCTGGGATGAGCTCATCGCGGTTGCCGAGAAATTCAAAGCTGCCGGCAAGAACGCTTTTTATATGACGCTTAAGGATTCCTGGACGACCCTGCCGGCGTTCAATGCGCTGAGCAGCAGCATCGTAGGCATCGACTTCTATGGCCAGCGCCAAGCCGGCTCCGCCAAATTTGCGGGGACCGTTAATGAAGTCGTACAGAAGCAGCTTCAATTGACCGAGTATGCGCAGAAGGATATTTTCGGCAAAACCTACAATGACGGCAACGTGGCCTTCGCCAAGGGCGAGGCAGCTATGTACCTGCAGGGCGTATGGGCGATTCCTGAAATTCAAAAAGCCAACCCTTCGATCGATCTGGGCGTATTCGTGTTTCCCGCAACTAATGATCCGGCCAAGAACAAGCTTGTTTCCGGTGTAGATACGCTGCTGGCCGTTTCCAAAACGTCCAAACATCCAGCGGAAGCGAAAAAATTCATCGAGTTCATGCTGCAGCCGGAAAATGTCACCCAGTACATCACCGAGCAAAAGGCGTTCCCTACAGTTACCGGTGTAACCCAGGAGGACAAGAGCGTGGAAGGCTTGAAAGAGGCCTTTACTCAAGGCAATCTGGTCGACTTCTCGGACCACTACATTCCGGCTGCCATGAAGATCGATACGCTTCTGCAAGAATTCCTGCAAAAGAAAGATATCGACGCGTTTACAAGCAAGCTGGATACGGAATGGGATAAGGTTGCTAACCGTAAATAA
- a CDS encoding LacI family DNA-binding transcriptional regulator has translation MNPTIKDVAKKANVSIATVSRVLNNLGGYSDKTKQKVNEVIQELGYQPNAIARGLINKRTHTIGVLFPNVSSTFSSDILQGVEDYAHGRNYSIVVCNTDDDGKRTMKYLQLLREKQVDGIIFSSSVLKEEYYEAIQAMNIPVVLVSSESNYATVPYVKIDDCLAACDAVEYLISKGHRKIAMISGGKEDVLAGAPRVDGYIRALEKHQIPFDSRYLVYGDFRFESGCIQFETLMRNAPDVTAVFAASDEMAIGVLSAAYKLGVRVPDDVSVIGFDGVQLSNMVVPPLTTVSQPLQEMGKIASETLIRSIETGETLPGTIVSHSIIERQTVRMLT, from the coding sequence ATGAATCCTACAATTAAAGATGTAGCCAAGAAGGCGAACGTTTCCATCGCTACGGTCTCCCGGGTACTGAACAATTTGGGCGGATATTCCGACAAAACGAAGCAGAAGGTTAATGAGGTCATTCAAGAGCTGGGCTATCAGCCCAACGCGATCGCGCGCGGCTTAATCAATAAGCGTACGCATACGATCGGAGTATTATTTCCGAATGTATCAAGCACCTTCTCCTCGGATATTTTGCAGGGAGTTGAAGATTACGCCCATGGACGCAATTACAGCATTGTGGTCTGCAACACCGACGATGACGGCAAACGCACCATGAAGTATCTGCAGCTTTTACGGGAAAAGCAGGTTGACGGAATCATCTTCTCCAGCAGTGTGTTAAAGGAGGAGTATTATGAGGCAATCCAAGCGATGAATATCCCGGTCGTCCTCGTCTCTTCCGAATCCAATTATGCCACGGTTCCTTACGTGAAGATCGATGACTGCTTGGCCGCCTGCGACGCGGTAGAGTACCTCATCAGCAAAGGGCATCGTAAAATCGCAATGATCAGCGGTGGAAAAGAGGATGTATTAGCTGGAGCTCCTCGGGTGGACGGATATATAAGAGCGCTTGAGAAGCACCAAATTCCTTTTGACAGCCGATATCTCGTTTACGGCGATTTCAGATTTGAAAGCGGATGCATTCAGTTTGAGACGCTAATGCGCAACGCTCCCGATGTAACGGCCGTGTTTGCGGCCAGTGACGAAATGGCAATCGGCGTGCTGTCGGCCGCTTATAAACTCGGAGTCCGAGTTCCCGATGATGTTTCGGTCATTGGATTTGACGGAGTTCAACTGTCCAATATGGTAGTTCCTCCGTTGACAACGGTTAGCCAACCGCTTCAAGAGATGGGCAAAATCGCTTCCGAAACGCTGATCCGCAGTATTGAAACGGGCGAAACGCTGCCGGGAACCATAGTCTCTCATTCGATTATAGAAAGACAGACGGTAAGAATGCTTACCTGA
- a CDS encoding LacI family DNA-binding transcriptional regulator, with protein sequence MASIKDVAILAGVAVGTVSRVINNAPAVKPATRDKVMAAIKQLNYVPDEVARNFKMQKSKMVALMLPSIWNPFFSELAYYIEDELDRNGFKLMLCNSGGKPEKELYYFDMLKQNKVAGIVGITYNDIENIVSTDIPIISIDRHFNKQITCVTSDNFEGGRIALRELVKAGSKKPAFLGNVPSMYSETLRRKDGFVHEAQALGIPFAVYEEPDSHKDEDQYYSTFLQRHPDIDGVFAITDMTAARYIEKAKEAGIRVPEDVKVIGYDGIQDHPFFHPLLSTIRQPVEEMARTAVRLLLKKVEGKSLDREVFRIPVTYRAGETT encoded by the coding sequence ATGGCCAGTATTAAAGATGTCGCCATTTTGGCAGGTGTCGCCGTCGGTACGGTCTCCAGAGTCATTAACAATGCCCCGGCGGTAAAACCGGCAACCCGGGACAAAGTCATGGCGGCGATCAAGCAATTGAATTATGTGCCGGATGAGGTCGCGCGGAATTTTAAGATGCAGAAGTCCAAGATGGTCGCCCTGATGCTGCCGAGTATTTGGAATCCGTTCTTTTCCGAGCTTGCCTATTATATTGAAGATGAACTTGACCGGAACGGGTTCAAGCTGATGCTGTGCAACAGCGGGGGCAAGCCCGAGAAAGAGCTGTACTACTTCGATATGCTCAAGCAGAACAAGGTGGCGGGAATCGTCGGGATTACCTACAACGATATCGAGAACATCGTAAGCACGGATATCCCGATCATCAGCATCGACCGGCATTTCAACAAGCAGATTACCTGCGTAACCTCGGACAATTTCGAAGGCGGGCGAATCGCGCTCAGGGAGCTTGTAAAAGCCGGTTCGAAGAAACCCGCGTTTCTGGGCAATGTGCCCTCGATGTACAGTGAAACGCTGCGGCGCAAGGACGGTTTCGTGCATGAAGCGCAGGCCCTTGGTATTCCCTTCGCCGTGTATGAAGAACCCGACTCGCATAAGGATGAGGACCAATATTACAGCACCTTCCTGCAGCGGCATCCGGACATCGACGGCGTATTCGCCATCACGGATATGACCGCAGCCAGATATATCGAGAAAGCCAAAGAGGCTGGCATTCGCGTGCCTGAGGATGTAAAGGTCATCGGCTACGACGGCATCCAGGATCATCCCTTTTTCCATCCTCTGCTTTCCACGATCCGTCAACCGGTGGAGGAGATGGCGAGAACAGCCGTAAGGCTGCTGCTTAAGAAAGTCGAAGGGAAAAGCTTGGACCGTGAAGTCTTCCGTATCCCTGTAACCTATAGGGCGGGAGAGACGACCTGA